One Streptomyces sp. NBC_00102 DNA segment encodes these proteins:
- a CDS encoding glycosyltransferase family 4 protein, protein MVATALDLPAGSPGGSVELFLDLYTGNRPGIPAQAFMLAPEGARPHHRPGLELLSVRGKCLDGPAFGRYVAELRTALRQAIDPSLIDILHLQHLAFRATPALIRALPAHARIALVHGTDLLFAEGHRDQLRVLRETARESDAIVVPTHAMADRLLKLAPKIDRRKIVHIPWGIPDHLITSPPARTTSTPTSHLRLLYAGRLTPEKGGESLIRSLAPAQGIELSIAAPQSEYQALAPLFRRAGIRARYLGWLRRPQLWKTFADHDLLVMPSTTLEAMGLVALEAQACGLPVLYQPVPGLNEALGASAAPTDFGRPGAVARDLQRMRTSSSVLPALRAAGLANARRYPLSATQAALHALGRQVLS, encoded by the coding sequence ATGGTCGCCACAGCCCTCGACCTGCCCGCCGGCAGCCCCGGCGGAAGCGTCGAACTCTTCCTGGACCTCTACACCGGCAACCGCCCCGGCATCCCGGCCCAAGCCTTCATGCTCGCCCCCGAAGGCGCCCGTCCGCATCACCGGCCCGGACTGGAGCTGCTGTCCGTACGGGGAAAGTGCCTGGACGGCCCCGCCTTCGGCAGATACGTGGCCGAACTCCGTACGGCCCTCCGGCAGGCGATCGACCCGTCCTTGATCGACATCCTGCACCTGCAACACCTCGCCTTCAGAGCGACCCCGGCCCTGATACGTGCCCTGCCGGCCCACGCGAGGATCGCCCTGGTCCACGGCACCGACCTGCTCTTCGCCGAAGGCCACCGCGACCAGCTCCGTGTCCTGCGCGAGACGGCGCGGGAATCCGACGCGATCGTGGTCCCCACCCACGCGATGGCCGACCGCCTCCTCAAGCTGGCCCCGAAGATCGACCGCCGGAAGATCGTCCACATCCCTTGGGGGATCCCCGACCACCTCATCACCAGCCCGCCCGCACGAACGACGAGCACCCCGACGAGCCACCTGCGCCTCCTATACGCCGGTCGGCTCACGCCCGAGAAGGGCGGCGAATCCCTCATCAGAAGCCTCGCCCCCGCGCAGGGGATCGAGCTGAGCATCGCCGCGCCGCAGAGCGAGTACCAGGCGCTGGCACCCCTGTTCCGGCGAGCCGGCATTCGAGCCCGCTACCTCGGCTGGCTCCGCCGACCACAGCTGTGGAAAACCTTCGCGGACCACGACCTCCTCGTCATGCCGTCCACCACCCTGGAGGCCATGGGCCTGGTCGCCCTCGAAGCCCAGGCGTGCGGACTCCCCGTCCTCTACCAGCCCGTGCCCGGGCTGAACGAGGCGCTCGGCGCCTCCGCGGCACCCACCGACTTCGGCCGGCCCGGAGCCGTAGCCCGAGATCTCCAGCGCATGCGCACCTCCAGCAGCGTGTTGCCCGCGCTGCGGGCGGCAGGTCTCGCCAACGCCCGCCGGTACCCGCTCTCCGCCACCCAAGCCGCTCTCCACGCGCTCGGCCGCCAAGTGCTCAGCTAG
- a CDS encoding deoxycytidine triphosphate deaminase: MILTGPAIAAARADGALTIEPYDPAYLSPNAYDWRLGDTLRICDGDLDAASRTPSREITIPPEGYVLVPGVLYLGVTRERTGSETYAQFLNGSRSIGALGIWVHVSAPLGHQGHAIRWTLEIRAARPVRIYPLMVFGKVTFHQTFGTAASYQQLGLKYRSSAGIETSRLYEEMQGGQS, from the coding sequence GTGATCCTCACCGGCCCGGCCATCGCCGCCGCACGGGCCGACGGCGCCCTCACCATCGAGCCCTACGATCCCGCGTACCTCTCGCCGAACGCCTACGACTGGCGGCTCGGCGACACCCTGCGCATCTGCGACGGCGACCTCGACGCGGCCTCCCGCACCCCCAGCCGCGAGATCACCATCCCGCCGGAGGGCTACGTCCTGGTCCCCGGCGTCCTGTACCTCGGCGTCACGCGCGAAAGGACCGGATCGGAGACGTACGCGCAGTTCCTCAACGGCAGCCGGAGCATCGGCGCCCTCGGGATATGGGTCCACGTCTCCGCCCCGCTCGGCCACCAGGGCCACGCCATCCGATGGACCCTGGAGATTCGCGCGGCCCGTCCCGTACGGATCTACCCACTCATGGTCTTCGGGAAAGTCACCTTCCACCAGACCTTCGGCACCGCGGCGAGCTACCAGCAGCTCGGCCTCAAGTACCGCTCCAGCGCGGGGATCGAGACCTCCCGCCTCTACGAAGAGATGCAGGGAGGCCAGTCGTGA
- the dcd gene encoding dCTP deaminase has product MILTGPEITTATVDGRLRIAPFDQNQVNPNSYNVRLGPTLLTYTTPVIDSHRPNPTAEVLIDEGGYVLQPGELYLGHTLEEVGSDSFVPLLFGRSSVGRLGLFVEITAPIGDIGFHGQWTLMLSAVRPLRVYPGMKIGQIMFFVAAGPVDLYTGKYQAATGPQPSAYWRDLPPARSAES; this is encoded by the coding sequence GTGATCCTGACCGGTCCCGAGATCACCACGGCCACGGTCGACGGGCGCTTACGCATCGCCCCGTTCGACCAGAACCAGGTCAACCCCAACAGCTACAACGTCCGGCTCGGCCCGACCCTCCTGACGTACACGACCCCGGTCATCGACAGCCACCGCCCCAATCCCACGGCGGAAGTACTGATCGACGAGGGCGGCTACGTCCTCCAGCCCGGCGAGCTCTACCTCGGCCACACCCTCGAAGAAGTCGGCTCCGACTCCTTCGTACCGCTGCTGTTCGGCCGCTCCTCGGTGGGCCGACTGGGACTGTTCGTCGAGATCACCGCGCCGATCGGCGACATCGGATTCCACGGGCAGTGGACGCTGATGCTGTCCGCCGTCCGCCCCTTGCGCGTATACCCGGGCATGAAGATCGGGCAGATCATGTTCTTCGTCGCGGCCGGCCCCGTCGACCTCTACACCGGCAAGTACCAGGCGGCCACGGGCCCGCAGCCCTCCGCGTACTGGCGCGACCTTCCGCCGGCCAGATCGGCGGAGTCGTGA
- a CDS encoding metallophosphoesterase → MTRTLQRIVATTDVHSAFDGVAPLLAHLHAARPEALVVDSGDFLEGSGYYRLGGGQVEREILTTLYDAIAPGNHGWPHYFEPSLHRLTVCANVVDAASGSALFRRVHLATIGGRRVAVTGVMGVQAFNAVPFADRAGHRVTDPVRALRELMLAHHHEVDSWILLSHSGFAEDLKIAEACPFLDVIFAGHCHSDQYGPVRVGDTLVLKSHELAVGYALASVEEGGWSGRSVRLPPAAAASPPGLEPIHDEIESLRRRLAAPLGTVARAYRHRVPDRAELVAEIVERLHTGLGAEAVVLNETALRPVPLGTTLTRGDLLATEPFDNQLVHVALPDDQHQVRALLERLSTQAGPLATAPASLPPCTRSLLTTGYLADAYFDGHPRQAAMPLGQAVQHVLTEGGRP, encoded by the coding sequence GTGACCCGGACCTTGCAGCGCATCGTGGCCACGACCGATGTCCACTCCGCCTTCGACGGCGTCGCGCCTCTGCTGGCCCACCTGCACGCGGCCCGGCCCGAGGCTCTCGTCGTCGACAGCGGCGACTTCCTCGAGGGCAGCGGGTACTACCGGCTGGGCGGCGGACAGGTCGAGCGCGAGATCCTCACCACCCTGTACGACGCGATCGCCCCCGGGAACCACGGCTGGCCGCACTACTTCGAACCGAGCCTCCACAGGCTCACCGTTTGCGCGAACGTGGTGGACGCCGCCAGCGGGAGTGCCCTGTTCCGGCGCGTCCACCTGGCCACGATCGGTGGCCGGCGGGTCGCGGTGACCGGTGTGATGGGCGTCCAGGCGTTCAACGCCGTCCCGTTCGCCGACCGGGCCGGCCACCGCGTCACCGACCCGGTTCGGGCGCTCAGGGAGTTGATGCTCGCCCACCACCACGAGGTGGACTCCTGGATCCTGCTGAGCCACTCCGGATTCGCCGAAGACCTGAAGATCGCCGAAGCCTGCCCGTTCCTGGACGTGATTTTCGCGGGACACTGCCACAGCGACCAGTACGGACCCGTCCGCGTAGGCGACACCCTGGTCCTCAAGAGCCATGAACTGGCAGTCGGCTACGCGCTCGCGAGCGTGGAAGAGGGCGGCTGGAGCGGCCGGTCGGTTCGCCTGCCGCCCGCAGCCGCAGCCTCCCCACCCGGCCTGGAACCGATCCACGACGAGATCGAAAGCCTGCGCCGGCGCTTGGCGGCACCCCTCGGCACGGTCGCTCGTGCCTACCGGCACCGCGTCCCCGACCGGGCCGAGCTGGTCGCGGAGATCGTCGAACGACTGCATACGGGCCTGGGAGCGGAAGCGGTCGTCCTCAACGAGACCGCGCTCCGCCCCGTCCCCCTCGGCACCACGCTCACCAGGGGCGACCTGCTCGCCACCGAACCGTTCGACAACCAGCTCGTCCACGTCGCGCTGCCCGACGATCAGCACCAGGTCCGCGCCCTGCTGGAGCGCCTGTCCACGCAGGCCGGTCCCCTGGCCACCGCACCGGCATCGCTGCCGCCCTGCACCCGATCCCTCCTGACCACCGGCTACCTCGCCGACGCGTATTTCGACGGACACCCCAGACAGGCCGCCATGCCCCTCGGCCAAGCCGTCCAGCACGTCCTGACCGAAGGAGGAAGACCGTGA
- a CDS encoding UDP-N-acetylglucosamine 1-carboxyvinyltransferase, whose protein sequence is MPLTQIPATTAEVIAIRPGPPLAGAVTVDGSKNAALPLLAAAAALRRPVQLSNVPTSADVQAMLTLVQQAGHRLARTVGDPSTVLFMGGGIGTIAPELFETAGRIRASYYLVPALLATHGRAVLPWPGGCRIGDRGMEQHFRMYEAFGDRYAVDARGYSVVAGSARTDSVSVMLPFRSRGATVAAILRAVVAGRPLRLGLPNLSPEVTGVLRAVQSAGWGAHATERLIALTPPTAASVEGSITWAVPGDKIEAGTLACALAATGGHGRIEGVRGEDVAPVVTALRWLGVPVAVQENALTVHARNMQPTGHSLRAIASLSPGGLDADFEPALMALALGLPGTHLFADTINPGRHGNLVPQLAALGADIDQISATQCRLTGPQRLTGAGVESTDIRTGSALLIAGLTARGVTTLGGLQQLRRGYADLPAKLRALGADICEVTP, encoded by the coding sequence ATGCCCCTCACCCAGATCCCTGCCACCACGGCCGAGGTGATCGCGATCCGTCCCGGCCCGCCGCTCGCCGGGGCCGTGACCGTCGACGGCTCCAAGAACGCCGCTCTGCCGCTCCTCGCAGCGGCTGCGGCCCTGCGTCGGCCGGTACAGCTCAGCAACGTCCCCACCAGTGCCGACGTGCAGGCCATGCTCACGCTGGTGCAGCAGGCCGGGCACCGGCTGGCTCGTACGGTCGGCGACCCGAGCACGGTCCTGTTCATGGGCGGCGGCATCGGAACCATCGCCCCGGAGTTGTTCGAGACCGCAGGTCGCATCCGCGCCTCGTACTACCTGGTGCCCGCACTGCTCGCCACCCACGGAAGGGCCGTTCTGCCGTGGCCGGGCGGGTGCCGGATCGGGGATCGGGGGATGGAGCAGCACTTCAGGATGTACGAGGCGTTCGGCGACCGGTACGCGGTGGACGCGCGCGGTTACAGCGTGGTGGCCGGGAGTGCCCGTACCGACTCCGTCTCGGTGATGCTGCCTTTCCGCTCGCGCGGCGCGACCGTCGCCGCGATCCTGCGAGCGGTGGTCGCGGGTCGACCGTTACGGCTGGGCCTCCCGAACCTGTCTCCGGAGGTCACCGGCGTTCTGCGCGCGGTGCAGTCAGCGGGGTGGGGCGCCCATGCAACCGAGCGCCTGATCGCTCTCACTCCGCCGACTGCGGCCTCCGTGGAGGGCTCCATCACCTGGGCCGTTCCCGGCGACAAGATCGAGGCGGGCACGCTCGCCTGCGCGCTCGCGGCCACGGGCGGCCACGGCCGCATCGAGGGCGTACGCGGCGAGGACGTCGCGCCCGTCGTGACCGCTCTGCGCTGGCTCGGCGTGCCGGTGGCCGTGCAGGAGAACGCCCTCACGGTTCACGCCCGGAACATGCAGCCGACCGGCCACTCCCTGCGCGCCATCGCTTCCCTCTCCCCCGGCGGCCTGGACGCTGACTTCGAGCCCGCGCTCATGGCGCTGGCCCTTGGACTGCCCGGCACGCACCTCTTCGCGGACACGATCAACCCCGGCCGCCACGGCAACCTGGTCCCCCAACTCGCAGCGCTGGGAGCGGACATCGACCAGATCTCGGCCACCCAGTGCCGCCTCACCGGGCCGCAGCGCCTGACCGGCGCGGGGGTGGAGTCCACCGACATCCGGACCGGGTCGGCCCTCCTCATCGCGGGGCTCACCGCGCGCGGCGTCACCACCCTCGGAGGGCTCCAGCAGCTCCGCCGGGGGTATGCCGACCTCCCTGCCAAGCTCCGCGCCCTCGGCGCCGACATCTGCGAGGTCACGCCGTGA
- a CDS encoding ATP-binding protein, producing MKPLRFSFSVAGTPYAVTDSRHRVVAGVRDWRLDGADEVLEDVALVTSELLTNAVRHAGHGPISVAAELNDGRVRIEICDSSPVLPKADLPGTDDESGRGLPIVAALAARHDVEATASGKRCWAEITVPAPPACPDAAVHALLPRR from the coding sequence GTGAAACCCCTTCGCTTCAGCTTCTCCGTAGCCGGCACGCCGTACGCCGTCACGGACTCCAGACACCGGGTCGTCGCGGGGGTTCGTGACTGGCGGCTGGATGGCGCCGACGAGGTGCTGGAGGACGTGGCGCTGGTGACCAGCGAGTTGCTGACCAACGCCGTGCGTCATGCCGGACACGGCCCCATCTCCGTGGCCGCGGAGCTGAACGACGGCCGGGTGCGCATCGAGATCTGCGACTCCAGTCCCGTACTCCCGAAGGCCGACCTGCCCGGTACTGACGACGAAAGCGGGCGCGGCCTGCCCATCGTCGCGGCGCTGGCCGCCCGCCACGACGTCGAGGCGACTGCTTCCGGGAAGCGGTGCTGGGCCGAGATCACGGTGCCGGCGCCACCCGCATGTCCCGACGCGGCCGTACACGCCCTGCTTCCAAGGAGATGA
- a CDS encoding helix-turn-helix transcriptional regulator, with translation MTVEQAAEAFAADLAHWREVRGLAKRELARRMGFDPSYVSHVESGRHKPTEDFALRAEEALNAGKAIWKRWLDYEAAKVRTAPAPPVQAPRRAEQPYATGSAIVVEHDAARLHYDGSHYRLTMRRLLRNTGSEPISRYLIRISVDRYPGEPERSNAHYREHPLTWDELALTAACRGEAMRWQTKHDRDAFKEVWLVFENAEGRFPLYPGESVWIEYAYSVGEEKWGRWFQRAVRLPTEHLAVELAFPAALDPAVWGTETSMTAEAVPLRTALTQREENGTRIFSWSTSAPALHARYRLEWRFRSQANGTWLKESSGEPGAA, from the coding sequence TTGACGGTCGAGCAAGCGGCTGAGGCGTTCGCGGCGGATCTGGCCCATTGGCGCGAGGTGAGGGGCCTGGCCAAGCGGGAGTTGGCCAGGAGGATGGGTTTCGACCCCTCCTACGTCAGCCATGTCGAGTCGGGTCGGCATAAACCGACAGAGGACTTCGCGCTGCGCGCGGAGGAGGCCCTGAACGCGGGCAAGGCCATCTGGAAGCGATGGCTGGACTATGAGGCGGCCAAGGTTCGCACCGCCCCGGCGCCGCCAGTGCAGGCTCCGCGCAGGGCCGAGCAGCCGTACGCGACCGGCTCGGCGATCGTCGTCGAGCACGATGCGGCCCGCCTGCATTACGACGGCAGCCACTACCGGCTGACGATGCGCCGCCTGCTGCGGAACACGGGCAGCGAGCCGATCAGCCGCTACCTGATCCGCATCAGCGTCGACCGCTACCCCGGCGAGCCCGAACGTTCCAACGCCCACTACCGCGAACACCCGCTGACCTGGGACGAACTCGCCCTTACCGCGGCCTGCCGGGGCGAGGCGATGCGCTGGCAGACCAAGCACGACCGCGACGCCTTCAAAGAGGTGTGGCTGGTGTTCGAGAACGCCGAGGGCCGCTTCCCTCTCTACCCGGGCGAGTCGGTCTGGATCGAGTACGCCTACTCGGTGGGCGAAGAGAAGTGGGGCCGTTGGTTCCAGCGTGCTGTGCGCCTGCCCACCGAGCACTTGGCGGTCGAACTCGCCTTTCCCGCTGCACTCGACCCCGCTGTGTGGGGAACCGAGACCTCCATGACCGCCGAGGCCGTACCGCTGCGGACAGCTCTGACACAGCGCGAGGAGAACGGGACGAGGATCTTCTCCTGGAGCACCTCCGCACCCGCACTGCACGCCCGGTACCGTCTGGAGTGGCGGTTCCGAAGCCAAGCGAACGGGACATGGTTGAAGGAGAGTTCAGGTGAACCAGGTGCGGCCTAG
- a CDS encoding peptide deformylase, whose product MNQVRPSEQMRDLGVVQDGAPLLTEPARAFDLPAEREAAEQAIEQMLASMERIGQVHPFAKGMGLAAPQIGIGRAAAVVQPSGDTPAVVLLNPRITDRSSETDEQYEGCLSFFDVRGLVPRPLRITVETTTLDGHVVTATYERGLARLIHHEIDHLDGLLYTTRMPAGVAPIPVEQYRQTGRAWAYER is encoded by the coding sequence GTGAACCAGGTGCGGCCTAGCGAGCAGATGCGGGACCTCGGCGTCGTGCAGGACGGAGCCCCGCTTCTCACCGAGCCCGCTCGCGCCTTCGACCTGCCGGCCGAGCGTGAGGCAGCCGAGCAAGCCATCGAGCAGATGCTCGCTTCCATGGAGCGGATCGGTCAGGTCCACCCGTTCGCCAAGGGCATGGGCCTCGCGGCTCCTCAGATCGGGATCGGCAGGGCCGCCGCTGTGGTCCAGCCCTCCGGCGACACTCCTGCGGTTGTTCTGCTGAACCCCCGCATCACCGACCGCTCCAGCGAGACGGACGAGCAGTACGAGGGCTGCCTGTCGTTCTTCGACGTCCGCGGCCTGGTCCCCCGCCCTCTGCGCATCACGGTAGAGACCACCACCCTGGACGGACACGTGGTGACCGCCACCTACGAACGTGGACTCGCTCGCCTGATCCACCACGAGATCGACCACCTGGACGGCCTGCTCTACACCACGCGGATGCCCGCTGGCGTCGCCCCCATCCCGGTCGAGCAGTACCGCCAGACCGGCCGCGCGTGGGCCTACGAGCGGTAA
- a CDS encoding IS3 family transposase has translation MARPSSYPVELRKRAVRMVGEVRGDYPNESAAVRAVAQKLGIGSAETLRNWVRRDEIDSGQRPGTTSEESAAMKALKKENAELRRANDILKAAASFFAAELDRPHTLVAFIDEHRARFGGVEPICRVLAEHDCKIAPSTYYAAKKRAAEPSARQVRDAVLKDAITEVHEANYRVYGARKVWRELHRQGHTVARCTVERLMRELGITGAVRGRKVITTIQDSSVERAPDLLDRKFVASAPNRYWVADFTHVKTWSGVVYVAFVVDTFSRRIVGWSAATSKETKLVLDTLDMALWQRDRDEHPHRRGELIHHSDAGSQYTSFRLAEHLAAAGIAASIGSVGDAYDNALMESAIGLFKTELIKPGRPWRTLSQVELATAEWVDWYCHRRLHGEIGHIPPVEYETNYYRATTKPQVTTAI, from the coding sequence ATGGCACGCCCTTCCTCTTATCCCGTTGAGCTGCGCAAACGAGCGGTTCGTATGGTCGGCGAGGTCCGCGGTGACTACCCGAACGAGTCGGCTGCCGTGCGGGCGGTCGCCCAGAAGCTCGGTATCGGTTCGGCCGAGACCCTGCGGAACTGGGTCAGGCGGGACGAGATCGACTCCGGGCAGCGTCCGGGCACGACGTCGGAGGAGTCCGCGGCGATGAAGGCGTTGAAGAAGGAGAACGCCGAATTGCGCCGCGCGAACGACATCCTGAAGGCTGCGGCGTCTTTCTTCGCGGCCGAGCTCGACCGGCCACACACGCTCGTAGCGTTCATCGACGAGCACCGGGCCCGCTTCGGCGGTGTCGAGCCGATCTGCCGCGTACTCGCCGAGCACGACTGCAAGATCGCCCCCTCCACCTACTACGCGGCGAAGAAACGCGCCGCCGAACCTTCGGCCAGACAGGTGCGGGACGCCGTCCTCAAGGACGCGATCACCGAGGTCCACGAGGCCAACTACCGTGTCTACGGCGCCAGGAAAGTCTGGCGCGAGCTGCACCGACAGGGCCACACCGTGGCCCGGTGCACCGTCGAACGTCTCATGCGCGAGCTCGGCATCACCGGCGCCGTCCGCGGAAGGAAGGTCATCACCACGATCCAGGACAGCAGCGTCGAGCGGGCACCGGACCTGCTGGACCGCAAGTTCGTCGCGTCGGCCCCCAACCGCTACTGGGTCGCCGACTTCACCCACGTCAAGACCTGGTCGGGGGTCGTCTACGTCGCCTTCGTCGTCGACACCTTCTCCCGCCGGATCGTCGGCTGGTCCGCTGCCACATCGAAGGAGACCAAGCTCGTCCTGGACACTCTGGACATGGCCCTGTGGCAACGCGACCGCGATGAACACCCCCACCGGCGCGGCGAGTTGATACATCATTCCGATGCCGGGTCGCAGTACACGAGCTTCCGGCTCGCCGAGCACCTGGCAGCCGCCGGCATCGCCGCCTCGATCGGCTCGGTCGGCGACGCCTACGACAACGCCCTCATGGAGTCCGCGATCGGCCTGTTCAAGACCGAGCTGATCAAACCGGGGCGCCCCTGGAGGACTCTTTCCCAGGTCGAGCTCGCTACCGCGGAGTGGGTGGACTGGTACTGCCACCGCCGGCTCCACGGTGAAATAGGGCACATCCCACCCGTCGAATACGAGACCAACTACTACCGCGCGACCACGAAACCCCAGGTCACAACCGCAATATGA